One Brassica oleracea var. oleracea cultivar TO1000 chromosome C7, BOL, whole genome shotgun sequence genomic window carries:
- the LOC106305470 gene encoding uncharacterized protein LOC106305470 — MGAKWNSMIAIVFVVAMIMAMENISGETLPQCREDCIQGCATTGALPYQCLQSCYRGCRGLPPAIKAGAKG, encoded by the exons ATGGGTGCAAAATGGAACTCAATGATTGCAATAGTTTTTGTGGTGGCGATGATAATGGCAATGGAAAATATCAGCGGAGAAACATTGCCACAATGCCGTGAAGATTGCATTCAAGGTTGTGCCACCACCGGCGCACTTCCGTACCAATGCCTCCAGAGTTGTTACCGTGGATGCCGCGGCTTACCACCTGCTATAAAAG CGGGAGCGAAGGGATAG